The genomic DNA GTTCTTCAGATACGGGGTGTCGCTCAGCTCCGCCCCGTTGAGCACGCAGCCCAGGATGGGCGCGCCGCCCAGCTGCTCCACGGCCTGGTTGACCGCCCGGGCCGGGGTGACGTTGGCGCGCACCACCATGAGCAGCCCGTCCGTCTGGTGGCCCAGGATGGCCGAGTCCGCGAAGGGCAGCGTGGGCGGCAGGTCCACGTACACCTCGTCGAAGTGATCGCGCACCACCTTGAGGAACTGCTTCATCCTCGCGCTGGCGAGCGCCTGGGTGGGCTCCTCGGGCGTGCCGCCCGCGGTGATGACGGCCATGCGGGTGGCCTGGAAGCGGCGCACCAGGTCGCGGATCTCACACTCCCCGGCCAGCAGCTCCGACAGGCCCGGCCGGCCCCTGATGCCCAGCACGTCCGCCACCTGGCCGCGGCGCAGGTCCGCGTCGATGAGGAGGATGCGCCGCTCCGGATTGGCCCGGGCCGCCGCCAGGGCCAGGTTCACCGTCGTCACCGTCTTGCCCTCGCCGGGCATGGCCGAGGTGACGCCCACCACCTTCAGGGGCCGCAGCTCGCGCATCCGCTCCAGCCGGTAGTAGAGGCTGCGGTACTGCTCCGCCGCGCTCGAGGCGGGCGCCGTCAGCGACACCACCCGCTTGTCCACCGCGTTCGGCGAGCCCGCGGCGTCGTCAACGCGAGGAAGGAAATTTCCCGCCCTCTCCATGGTCTGTTCCATCTTGTTCCTCTCCGATTCCGCGTTGTTCACCCGAAGACCCCTAGTTCAGCGGCGAGTCCGACGAAGACGGGGGCACGACACCATTTCGCACTCCGGTCGCGGGCATCAGCACCCGCTTCTCCGCC from Archangium lipolyticum includes the following:
- a CDS encoding CpsD/CapB family tyrosine-protein kinase, coding for MEQTMERAGNFLPRVDDAAGSPNAVDKRVVSLTAPASSAAEQYRSLYYRLERMRELRPLKVVGVTSAMPGEGKTVTTVNLALAAARANPERRILLIDADLRRGQVADVLGIRGRPGLSELLAGECEIRDLVRRFQATRMAVITAGGTPEEPTQALASARMKQFLKVVRDHFDEVYVDLPPTLPFADSAILGHQTDGLLMVVRANVTPARAVNQAVEQLGGAPILGCVLNGAELSDTPYLKNYVRK